A window of Deltaproteobacteria bacterium genomic DNA:
GTAGTCGCGCCACTGAACCGCCTCGAAGGCCAGCCGGCCGATCCCGGGCCAGGCGAACACGGTCTCCACCACCACGCTGCCGGCCATGAGGATGCCGAAGTAGAAGCCGACGAAGGTCACCACCGGGATCAGCGCGTTCTTGAGGGCGTGCTTCCAGGTTACCACCGATTCGGCCAGGCCCTTCATGCGCGCGAACTTGACGTACTCGCTGTCCAGCACGTCCAGCATGGAGCCGCGCAAGAGCCGCACCACCCCCGCAAGCATGAAGCCGAAAAGGCCCAGGGTCACGGCCGGCAGCACGTACGACTC
This region includes:
- a CDS encoding ABC transporter permease, whose translation is ESYVLPAVTLGLFGFMLAGVVRLLRGSMLDVLDSEYVKFARMKGLAESVVTWKHALKNALIPVVTFVGFYFGILMAGSVVVETVFAWPGIGRLAFEAVQWRDYPVIQGVVLLVSTIILAANLVVDILYAYIDPRIRYG